The Maridesulfovibrio sp. genomic sequence TCCGGCTTCAATTTTTGAAAAATCCAGAATGTCATTGATGACCCGCAGCAGTATTCTGCCGGAAGATTTTATTTTGCCGACAAAATCAGTTGTCTGGGTCCAAGAGTCGGCGTGCATGGCCAGATCGCTCAAACCGATTATGCCATTTAGCGGAGTGCGGATTTCATGGCTCATACGGGCTAGAAAATCACTTTTGGCTTGTGTTGCCGATTCAGCCTCTTCCTTAGCTTGAATCAGCTCTTCCTGCATGGCCATTCTTTTGGTTATGTCTTCGGCAACTCCGCTAACAAGCATGTTGTCCAGATCAAATTTAGCTGAAACCTCCAGATAAGTGGACCGACCGTTTTTATCCTGAATCTTAATCGCATGGTTGGAAAGACCAGTACCGCTTTGCAGCAATGATAAAATTTTATTACGGTCTTCTTCATTGGTATAGCAATCCTTGATATTAAAATATTTAATCAATTCCTGATCGTTCTCGTACCCCATGATTGATGCCATACGTTTGTTGGCATTGAGTATTGATCCATCTTCTATGGAAGCTACAAAAATTCCCACTTGGGCGTTGTTAAAAATATCTTTGTATTTTTTTTCGTTAAGGGTCAGTTCCAGCTCTTTTTTGTTCAGGGAAGTAACCAGCTCATTATAACTACTGATGAGTTCGCCCATTTCATCGTCTTCAGTCCATTCAATGGTACGGATCTGTCCTTCACTGCGAGCGCTATGAATTGAGTGAGCCAATACTTCCATCGGCTTGCCGACAAATTTTCTGATCGTATATAAAATACCGGCAGAAATTCCCGCAACAAGCAGAAATAGTAGGATAGCCCCCCTCCCTGCCTGTACCCAAAGAAGCTCTTTGAGCCTCTTCTTGCTCATTCCCAGAGTCAAGGAACCTAGCTTGTGTATCTTTCCGGTCGGCCCGGGGTAAGTAATATCAACAGTAAGCTGAAGCCCGTTCTGTGAATCTGGTGCATGACCGCCGGAGGCAAGAATTTTTCCATGCGCGTCTTTAATAACAGCAGTGCTGAAATCAGAATCAACCTTCAGGATGCGAATACTGCGATTTATAACCTGATCATTGTAGTTCCATATTGCCGGGGCGAGAACTTCCGCCTGTAATACAGCGTAGTCATGAAGTTTTTTGTTAATTTCTTCATCTAGGGTGTGATATCTTAAATAGGCAAACACTGCAGACATGGACAATGAGCACAGCACGATTACAGGAATCAGCTTGATTAAGATTTTTCCCTTTAATGACTGCTTAAACATAAATGAAACTCAGGTCCTTATACTAAATTTTAAAGAACACTATTATTGGTAACGCGCATGAATTGCATCGTATGTCCCGTCTTCATGCATTTCGCCAAGTTTTTCATCAAAAAGAGTGCGTATTTTTTCAGCATCTGGGGATTTCCTGCTTATACATAAATGAAACTTCGACGTCTCATTATCTTCTGCTTTAAATATTTTAAATTTTCCCTCAAGTCCTTTCTTTTTTACATAATACAGATAATTTTCTTTAACTTGAGGGATAACATCAACACGCCCGTCAAGCAGCTTACGCATCAATAGTTCTTCGGAAGAAGATAGATCAACCGTCACTCCAAGCCCCTCCCATTGCTCGCTTATATAGTTGCCTTTTACATTTCCGACCGCAAGCTTCTCCTCCGCAATCACAAATTTATTCACGACAGGCTTTCCTGTATAATCACTTCTGACAACATAGATATCTGTCATACTGCTAATGGGTTTTGTCCAGAGAATTTCATGTTCACGTTCAGCCTTGTAACTGCAACTCAAGGCGGCAAAAGCCCTGCCTTCTGCTGTCATTTTGTATGCTCTTGCCCAAGGATAAAAAGTAAAATTTGTCTTATAACCAGCCCTGCTTAAAGCCTCTTTCACTACTTCCAAATCAAATCCGCGTAATCCGTCTTCCGGGGTTGCTAATTCATAGGGTGGATAATTACAGGCAACAATTTCAAGAACTGGCGGCTCGGCATAGGAGGTTGAAACACCCAGCAGGTTAGCAGCCCCGATGAGCAAATAGATAATGATTCTATGCAACATTTTATCTCCTTATTTTTTAACCACTTGTTCTATATTGATGCCCTGATTTAATTTGCTTTTAAAAAGTTTGTATGTTTTCGAAAGCATGTTTTCGTCTTCATCTTTTATGGCTTGAAGCATGGCTAAGCACAGAGTGCTGCTTGAATAACAGCCCATGGTTTTGCACAGCCCTTTGAATTGATGAGCGTAACGGCGGGCCTCAACATAGTCCCTGCGGGAAATTGCCTTTTCCAGCCGCTCCAGTCTGCCGGGAGCTTCTTCTACAAAAATATTCCACAAGGTCATGTATATTTTTTCATCCCCACCCATGACTTCAATTGCCTGCTGTCTGGCAAGCAGCTCAACATGACTGGCAGCAACTGGGGATTCAGAGGGGGCAACACAGCCGCTAAAAACATCGCTAAGAACTTGATCAATGGCTTCCTTACGGACTGGCTTAGGGAGAAAAGCATTCATCCCGACATCAAAACACTCCTTCCGCACGTCGTCAGGCAGATAGGCTGTCATGCCAATGACTGGTGTTTCCCTGTTCGGATTATCCGGGTAAGCCCCACGTATTGCACGAACAACATCAATTCCGCTCATATCAGGCAGTTCAATATCCATGATAATAACTGAGAATATTTCGTTTAAAGATATTTCAAGAGCCGAAGAGCCGTCAGTGGCAACCCGCACCTGTGTATGGCCCAATTTCGACAATTGATACGTGATGACATCAACGTTTATCGCTGTGTCTTCTACCAACAAGATATTCAAATTATGCTCCGCTGAAAGTTTTGCGTGAATTGGTTTGTAGCAAAATAATCAAGTAGTTCCCATACAGAACTATATATAAGGAGTTATTTTTTTAGTTCCAGACCATGCTTACGCAAAAGTTGATAGAGTCTGGAGCGAGATATTCCCGCTATTTTACATGCTTTTGAGGCTTTTCCGCTTGAATGGGAGACCAGTTTTGCAATATAGCGAAATTCAATTTTATCTAATTCCGCTTGCCGGAACTCCTTCAGGCTGGAAAGCATTCCATCTGATTCCGGCTCTGCTAAGTCCAGTGGGTTTCTAGGTGTTCCATCCAGAGTACTTTGGATATAGCGAACTTTGAACTCCATGGGAAGGTGATGAGGGGACAATGTGGAATCCCCGCCTGCATTGGCAATGGAAACATAAATAATATTGATAAGTTCCCGCACATTACCCGGCCAGTCACAGGTCGCCAGAGCTTCCAAAAAATCTGGAGTTACGGTCTTAATTTCAAGCTGATTTTCATGGCAGATCTTATAGACATAGTGGCGGGTAAGCTTGGCAATATCACCTTGGCGTGTTTTAAGCGCAGGAACCTGAATAATAAAAGTCGCCAACCGAAAATAAAGATCACTGCGGAACTCACCGGCCTCGACCATTTTTTCAAGATTGCGATTTGTTGCGGCAACAAAACGGCAGTCCACCTCCTGTTCCCTGGCAGCTCCTACCGGCCTGAATTTCTTTTCCTGAATAACCCGCAGCAGGGAACGCTGTAAGGTAAGATCAAGGTCGCCTATTTCATCCAAAAATACCGTACCCTTATCAGCTTGGGTAATAAGTCCTTTGTTCTTTTGGCGAGCATCGGTAAAAGCTCCTTTTTCATGACCGAAGAGCACGGACTCAGCAAGGGTTTCCGGGATATTTGTGCAGTCAATTATCACGAAAGGTTGTTTTTTTCTTGGACTGTTGGCGTGAATGGACCTTGCTATCAGTTCCTTTCCAGTTCCGGTCTCGCCTGTAATCAGGACATTACCTATGCTCTTTGCTGCAAGGGAGATGGATGTAAGACAGCTGTTAAGTTCGGGAGAACTGCCGATAATCCCGGCACGGTCAAAGGAATTGTCCAAAAAGGACCTGCCTATATTTTTCCTAAACTGGATTACCCGGTCCAGTATGAGCTGAACGGTTTTGTATGCCAGTGGTTTTTCCAGATAATACCAGGCCCCGTTGCGCAGGGCCAATTCTGCCCCATCCGGATCACTCTCGCTTGTTATAATTATTACTTCGGGAGAGGATTGAGTTTTTTTGAATGCGCTGATCCCTTTTAACCCGTTGACATCAGGAAGATTTACATCAAGGAAGACCACATCGAATTCATCTGTTCTGCAAGCCTCAATCCCGGCTTGAAAAGAATTTTCCGAATCACTTTCGTAGCCCAATTTGTCAGCATAAAGCTCAAGCTGCTTACAAAGGATCGGATCATCATCAACAATTAAAATTTCAGCCATGTAATGTTCCTGTCTACTTTTATTACATAATAAAAATTTGTAAATTTGAAGACTTACTAGTTTATATTTAAATATATGACAGTTGTGCACTTATATTACACAGAGTGCAACTTTACTGGACTATCTTAATAAGTGCCAGATTTTTTATAAAACAAAAAAATACGTAATTTAAGCCATTTAATATGTCTATTGAGCAGACAGCCTCTTTGGCATGCAGTGTGTAATAGCTTCATCAACTTTTTGTAAGGAAGGAGAGGAGATGCTCAACAGGTCATTGTTCGGAAACGGTAAAATAAATCAAAAGCCCCAAGGTTCAATTTTCAGATCCAGCAATTCGTTGACTCTCGCCCCCGGGGCCAAGGTCAATGTGGAAATGCTTGGTACTGGGGAGCGTCTTTGGGGGGAAATTTTTGGCTGCAAAAACGGGGAATTGATATGTATTTGGCTCCCACAAATAGTCAAATACAAACGTCAGTTCATGGTGGAAAACCAACTGGCTATACGTGTGGGAAATGCCGGGTGTTACCTGTGTGGTTTCCGTACGACTATTTCTCATATGATTGAGGATCCCTATCCCCTCCTTTTCCTTAACTTTCCAGATAAATATGAACAAGTGAATCTTCGCAGGTCGAATCGTTTTGACTGTTTTCTACCTTCAACCCTGTATATTGAAGGAAACGAGCTTTCCGGGGCGGTAGTCAATATTTCTCAGGGCGGAGCCAAGGTCATAGTTGATATGGAACAAAGTGATACTTTACCGAAGCTTACAAAAGATATGGAAATTTTTTTACGATTTGATGCTCCTGACGTTGGCGAAGTGTACGCTCGATGTATTGTGAAAAAAACGATGGGTAATTTTCGAAAGGCAGGTCTAGGCATATGTTTTGAGGAAGTTATAGGTGACGGTACGAACATAGTTAAAAATTATATCTCTAAATTGAAACAATTCTCTTTGGTAAAATAAAATGACCGAATCACGACTCCCCTCTGACACTACCGATTCTGAATCCAAGAAGGCCCAATCTCAATTATCCGTTCCTGTCTATGTTGCGCGTCAGCCTGTTTTCGATAGGCAGGAGTCCATATGGGGGTACGAACTACTCTACCGGGCAAATGTAAAGGACTCCACATGGGAAGAATCTGCCAATGTAGCTACATCAAAGGTTATATCGGACGGAATTTTTTTAGCCTTAAGCTCCATCCCCGATTCCAACAAGGTTCTCATCAACTTTCCAAAATATATGCTTTTGAATGGCTCAGCCAAGGCTTTATCTCCAGGGGTTTGTATTCCTGAAATACTGGAAGATGTGGAGGCTACTCCCAAAGTCATTGCTGCCGTCAAAGAACTGAAAGAACTAGGGTACACTATTGCTGTAGATGATTTTACCGGTCAGAAGGAACTTGAGCCATACTTCGAGATCGCTGACATCCTGAAGGTTGACATGCTAGGCATGTCTTTTGCGGAAATTATCAAAATAACTCAAAGGCTAAAACCGTATAAATTTAAATTGTTGGGTGAAAAGATAGAGGATCGGAAGACATACGAGCTTGCTAAATCATTAGGATACGATCTTTTTCAAGGTTATTTCTTCGCCAAACCGGAAATTGTCGAAGGGAGTAAAATTGCAAGCAATGGTTTGACAAAGCTAAAACTTCTCAAAGAGTTTGCAGACCCTGAGTATCAAGTTAAAGATCTTGCAAAAACCATCTCTTTTGATGTCGGCCTGAGCCACAGGCTTCTTCGCTACATATCTACAGTCTCGCGAGAATCAAAAATAACTTCCCTAGCTCACGCTGTCACTATTATGGGCGGAAATCCACTAAAGCAGTGGTTGATGATCACCATGTTAGCAGATGGCAGCGAAGGAGACAGAGGCAAAGAACTAATCTTTCAGGCGGCGCGGCGTGGTAAATTCATGGAGCTTATATCCGGGCGTATTAAGAATGTTCGCATCCACAGGGACTCTCTGTTTCTACTTGGATTGTTTTCAAACCTCGATGCACTCCTCAACCAGCCCATGCACGAGGTACTCAAGAATCTTCCCTTGGATGATGAGTTGTCGTGTGCATTGCGTGGGGAAGAGAATCCGTTGCGTGGTTTTGTTGAATTGCTGGAAAGTATTGAACTCGGTGACTGGCGGAAGGTGGATGCTGTTTTGGAAGTGCTCGAGGTTTCCCAGCCTGCTGCGGCAAAGGCCTTTGCAGCAGCAGGGCTTTGGGCGCATGAAATTATATCTCATAGCGGCGAAAAAAGTTATTAATATAAATTGACTAAAGGAATATCATTATGACTAAGAAGCCTTTGCGGTTTGTGTTAATAACATTCGCCCTTGCGGCTGCGGTTGCTTCTCTTTCTACATATGTGGCGTGGGTTGGTGATGCAAAAAGCGAAAAAGATTCGGTTCAAACCGTATTGAATCTTCTCTGTATCAAAGTTGAAGGAATGACCATCAACGGTAATGTCATGGGTGCTGTCAATATGCTTGGTATCTATAACGATACCATTAAACGGCAAGCCCGAGGGGAACTGCCTCCAAATGCTCCTGAAACCGTGAATCTGCTTAGAACTATTGTTATTAAATTTAATGCCAGCAATGCTTTCATAATGAACAAGAAGGGCGTCATTACCGCCTATTACACCTCCTCTGACAAATCCGGATTGGGTAAAAATTTAAGTTTCAGGCCATATTTTAAACAGGCTATCCTTGGGATACCCAATGTATACGCTGCACTTGGCTCAAATTCCGGAAAACGTGGATTATATTTTGCCGCTCCAGTCTATTCAGAAACCGGGAAAGCATATCCCAAGGATATAATAGGCCTTATAGCCGTTAAACTTGGTGTGCACCGCTTAGATTCTTTACTCAACGACCTTGATCATCCGGCCATGCTTCTTTCTCCTCAGGGAGTGGTTTTTGCTTCAAATGTTCCTGATTGGATGTTTCAAGTGCGGGGGCCTATTACACCGGAAAAAGAAAATCGGATTAAAAGTTACAAGCAATTCGGAAAAAAATTTGAAAATACTGATCTAGATCCTTTGCCTTTTGGGGTTGATACCGAAAGGGTTTATTTTGGTGGTGAGTGGCGGAGATTGAGCAAAAAGGAAATTGACTGGAAAGATCCTCTAGGTGAGTGGCAGCTCGTCATGCTCAATAATCACGGCATGAATTCTTTTTTCAAGACAGCAGCAATGTATGGAGGCGGGTCTTTTTTGATCAGCTGTCTTATCGGTGTTGCTTTGTTTTTCAAGCTGGCAGACGATCGCAACCGCAGGTTGGCTGCGCACAAACTGTCTAAGGTCAACACCAGATTACTTGAAAGGACGAAGCGTTACAGAACTATTTTCAAAAACTCACCAATAGGGTTGATTCATTTTGATGAGCAGGGGACCATCGTCAACTGCAACGACTTCTTTTTAAAATTAATGGGAACTACCCGCAAAGAAACTATCGGATTTGATGGAGCCAGCAGATATAAAAAAGAAGTCAGATTTGCTTTAATCGAAGCCTGTAAGGGCAATAGTAATGAGTTCGAAGGGGAATACACCTCGCCTATTTCTGGGAAAAAAATCCCCGTACGTATGATGTTCAATGCTATTTTTCCGGGCTCACCTGAATCAGAGGTAATTGCTACTGTTGAAGATATTACAGAACGTTTTAGGGTAGAAGCTGCCTTACATGCAGCCATAGATTCAGCGGAGGAGAATGCCAGAGCAAAAAGCAATTTTCTTGCAAATATGAGTCATGAGATCCGTACGCCCATGAATGCTATCCTCGGCCTCTCCCAATTGACCCTTGACCGAGATCTAGGCGAAATAGAGCGTAGTTATGTGCAAAAAACACAGAAGGCTGCTGAATCATTGCTAAGTATCATCAATGATATCCTTGATTTTTCAAAAATAGAAGAAGGTAAACTGGTTGTTGAGAATATTGAATTTAGGTTGGACGACGTTTTAAAACAGGTGGCGGACATAACCTGCTTGAAGGCGGAAGAAAAGGGTTTGGAAATTCTGTTTCGTGTACCCCCGAATGTCCCTACCAGACTTAAGGGGGACCCTGTAAGAATTGGACAGATCATAACAAATTACCTCAACAACGCAATCAAGTTCACCAACGAAGGCGAGATAGAACTCGCAATAGAAGTTCTTGGCAGCACCCCCACAGGTGTCCACTTGCGGTTTTGCGTGACTGACACTGGAGTCGGGCTGAATAAACAAGAAATAAAAAAAATGTTTCAATCCTTTTCTCAGGCGGATGATTCTACGACCCGAGAATTCGGAGGAACAGGATTGGGTTTGGCTATCTGTAAACAATTGTCCGAACTGATGAACGGAACTGTTGGAGTGGAAAGTTCACCGGGAGAAGGAAGTACCTTTTGGTTTACGGTTATGCTGGAAACATCAGAAGAGAAAGAGCAGAAGCTGGACTTCTTTGCTGATCTGAAAAATATGCTGTGTCTAGTGGTTGATGACAATGAAACATCATTAGATATTTTGGAAAATATCCTGACTTCCATGTCTTTTAAAGTCAAAACCGCAAATTCGGCTTTGGAAGGAATTGAAAAGCTCAGGTTGGCGGAAGCGGAAGGCAACCCCTTTGGACTTGTATTGATGGACTGGCGTATGCCCGAAATAGACGGAATTGAAGCGTCCAGAATGATAAACTCCGACAGATCTCTCTCTCACGTTCCTAATATTCTCATGGTTACTGCTTTTGGAAAAGAGCAGGCACTGGAAGAGGCTTGCGAGGCAGGTATAGATGCAATTATTCCCAAGCCGGTCAACAATTCTTTTTTGTTGGACTCCATTCTAGGTATTTTTAGTAATCAAAAGAATATGCATGATGCCGGTATCTGTGAAGATGCGGTTAAAAATAAAGAAGTTGTAAACATCAAGGGAGCCAAAGTTCTGCTTGTAGAAGATAACGAAATAAACCAGCTGATCGCAGTCAAAGCGCTTGAGAGCTTTGAGGTCTGTGCCAGTATTGCAAATAACGGGGCCGAGGCCCTAGAGTTACTTGAGCATAATACATACGATCTGGTCCTGATGGACGTCCAAATGCCCGTTATGGATGGTTTTGAATGTACCCGTCGAATCAGAAATAGGGGTTATGGAAAATCAGACCTTTCAGTTGTGGCAATGACAGCCAATGCCATGCAAGGTGACCGTGAAAAATGTTTCGAATCCGGAATGAATGATTTTTTACCCAAGCCGGTTACCAAGGAAGACTTGTTAAGTATGCTTGTTAAGTGGATCAGTCCTGTTAGCCCTGACGATGATGTTGAGCAACTTTTTGAAACAGATCCTGACCCTGTATTGGCAACCGATAATGCCACGGCTCAGTGTCTAAACAGGAAGATAGGTCTGGCAAGGGTCGATGGCTGCGAAAAAACTTATATGACGATTCTGGAGTCGTTTAAATCTGCGAACAGTCAAGTTCCAGATGAAATCAAAACAGCAATAAATAATAAGGATTTCGAGACTGCAAACCGTATTGTTCATACTATAAAAGGTGTTTCAGCTAATATTGGCGCGGAGATTCTTCATATCAACGCTGCAGAACTGGAATCAGCCATCAAGGAAAATAATGATTCATGTCCGGTTGTCTTGCAGGATAATTTCTGCCGTGCCCTGTGGGATGTTTTTTCAGTAATTTCAAGGTTGGACAAAGATGCTACTTTGCAAAATACGGATGTGAAGCCATTGGAAAATAATGAAAATCTTATTTCTCTTTTTCGGGAAGCTGTAAGTAGTCTTGATACAGATTTAGGTAGGTCAATGGATATTTTTGAGCAATTGGCCCCCATGATTGAAACACAGGATTGTGTCATTCACATGTCTAGACTTGAAGCCCACCTTAGACGTTTTGAGCTTGAAGATGTTCGCGCTAGGGCTTTTGTCATTATGGATATTCTTGGCAGTAATAATTAAGAAATGGCGGTGTAGCTATGGACGTAAATAAATCGAGACCCAAAGTTCTTATTGTTGATGATGCACCTGAGAATATTCATGTCTTGCTCAAAGCTTTAAAACAAGATTATGCCGTGATAGCAGCAACAAGCGGCGAGAAAGCCTTGGAGGTTGCTTTTTCAGACATTCCTCCTCAGATAATCCTGCTCGATATTATAATGCCGGGGATAGACGGATATGAAGTATGCCGCCGCCTAAAGAATAGCCCGAAGACTGCTGATATACCGATAATTTTCGTAACTGCTCTGGAAGACGCGGTTGACGAAACCAAAGGTTTGTCCCTTGGTGCTATTGATTACATAACAAAGCCCTTTAATCCAAACATTGTCCGGGCACGAGTTGGAAATCATCTGCAGCTGGTTGAAGCAATGCGTATAAAGGATGATGTTGACCGTATGATGCGTCATGATCTGAAAAATCCTTTAAGTGTTGTCATAACAAACCCTTGCATCATTAAATTATCCAAAGAGATAGGTGAAATCGAAAGTTCTATGCTCGATGATATAGAACTAGCCGGGTATACCATGCTGAATATGATCAATTCGTCACTTGATCTATTTAAAATCGAAAAAGGGAGCTATCGGCCGGAACTTATTTCCTTCAATATTATCGAAAAGTTACAGTTGATAGATAGACAGCTGAGTCCACTGGCTGAGGCCATGGATATAAAAATCAAATTTTCTCTTGATGAGAACAAACTGAATAAGTCCTCATTTTGTTATGTAATAGGAGTTGAACTCCTTTTTTACGCAGCTATTTCAAATTTGACTAAAAATGCCCTTGAAGCTTCCCCGGAAGGGGCGGAAGTGCGCATTGCCATTAAATCTTCAGAAGTATGTGAATTGGAAATTCATAATAAGGGAATGGTTCCAGAACAATTGCAGAACAATTTTTTTGATAAATACGTAACGTCAGGGAAGGAAGGTGGTACTGGGCTTGGCACTTATTCAGCAAAGCTCTTTATTGAAGCTATGGGAGGGAGTATTAACATGAATACATCTGAAAACACAGGGACATCTGTTGTAGTAAAAATACCGATGGACCGCTGCTCGAATAAGGAGAGTACTAATAATGCCAGTGGATTATAAAATGGGAATTTTGGTTGTAGATGATCTGCAGCCCATAAGACAAGCTCTTGGACATATTTTAAGATCTTTCGGGTTCAAGAATATCGCATACGCTTCTAACGGGAAACAAGCCATGGGGGTACTGGAAGAGAGAGAAATCAGCCTGGTGCTTCTTGATTGGAATATGCCAGCCATGACTGGAATTGAGTTTATAAAAAATTTCAGGGCGACAGAAGGATACGAGGACGTTCCTGTCATTATGGTAACTGCTGAAAATGAAAAAACAAAAGTTTACGAGGCAGCTCAGTCTGGAGTAACCGGTTACCTGCTCAAACCCTTTACGCCTAATTCTGTACGGGAAAAAATATCAGCTGCTATTGGTGAGAAATTGTAATTTTAAATAAATTGCCGCAGTTATGGAATAGTGCACAAAATCTTGAATCTAGTTTGTCTTATGGATCGTAAAAATTTTTGTACAAACTATTTTCGCTAACATAGGGGCAACAATGGGGCTCTCCCCGACTGGTTCCCCAAAAGAAAAAGGACTCACGTTTTGTTAACGTAAGTCCTTGTACTTTCTGGTAGGCATGAGCAGCTTTGAACTGCTGCCCTCTTGCGTGTCAAGCCGGAGGAAGTGTCTGTATGTGTTGAAATTATTGACTAAATTTTGTGTATCGGGAACCAAAAGTGGTGATTCTCCGGGATTTGCGGGAGTGATCGGTTCCCCGGATGGGGAACGGAGGGGCTCCTGAGTTGGGGGTAGGAATTGATGGATTTGGTTTACCCCGTCACTTTAAGAACAGATCGTAGAGGATTTAAAAGCAGGCCTTTTTCCCTGATGTTTTCTTTTTGGGCAAAAAAGAGTGTTTTCGGGGCAGAATGCCTGCCTCGTCTTTCTTATGATCAATAAGTTTTAAGCGAGGAGGGCCAGCCACAGCTGTGGGAATCATGTAAATTATTTATGAGGAGATGAACGATGAGTACCAACCGGACAATACGCAATACATTCACCGGCGATCATGTCTTGGAATATGATCAAAAATCCAAGCGGGCCAACTGGCTGGATCCTAACATAGTTTTCGGACTGGCCTATCCATATGTGAAGCCGGGGCAGACCATTCTGGATGTGGGTATTGGGACAGGGCTTTCTTCAGTCCTGTTCCATAAGGCAGGGCTTCAGGTACTTGGGATGGATTTTTCCAGCGAGATGCTTGCTATGTGCCGGGGCAAAGGATTCGCCAAAGAGCTTATTGAGCACGATGTATCTGTCGCTCCCTATCCGTTGGGCGACAAAACTGTGGACCACGCTGTCAGCACCGGGGTCATGCATATATTTGATGACTTGAATGTAATCTTCAGCGAGGTTTGCCGTGTAATGCGAGTGGGAGGGGTTTTTACCTTTGTGGTTGCTGATCCGATAGCCCAGGGCGTTAAGGAACAGTCCATGGGCGGCTGCAAGGCACACAAAGGCAAGGCCAATTTTTATAACCATTCAGAACCCTCTATGGTTGAACTTTATGATAGATGCGGTTTCGAGTTAATTAACTCACTGCGCTTCGTATCCTCCGCCATCGGCAAAAGGGAAATGAGCTATAGGGCATGCGTGGTACAAAAGCTTTAGCTATCTTTTTTCTTCTTGCAGCCAAATATAATTACCCAAACGTCTTGACAGTTAAGCCTCTTAACTATATTTCTACATAAATGATAACCAATTTCATTTATAGTGATTCAGGAGTATAGCGATGGCAGCCAAATCAATTATGCCTATAGCTCAGTCTTGTTGGGATATATATGAGGCTTCGCGGGTAAGTGCGGTTCGCGGGTTTGACCTTTTGAACTGCGGGCAGTGCGGGGTGAATCCTCTCTGGAGAGAACTTGAATTAAGGCCGGGGCTTAGGGTCAGCAGTTTTGAAGCCGACCTTAAGGAAGGCATTTCATTCCGCTTTCAGAAAAAAAATACGGACATTGATTTCGGCTTTTTTCTGGAGGGATCTATTTCAAATGAGTTG encodes the following:
- a CDS encoding response regulator encodes the protein MDVNKSRPKVLIVDDAPENIHVLLKALKQDYAVIAATSGEKALEVAFSDIPPQIILLDIIMPGIDGYEVCRRLKNSPKTADIPIIFVTALEDAVDETKGLSLGAIDYITKPFNPNIVRARVGNHLQLVEAMRIKDDVDRMMRHDLKNPLSVVITNPCIIKLSKEIGEIESSMLDDIELAGYTMLNMINSSLDLFKIEKGSYRPELISFNIIEKLQLIDRQLSPLAEAMDIKIKFSLDENKLNKSSFCYVIGVELLFYAAISNLTKNALEASPEGAEVRIAIKSSEVCELEIHNKGMVPEQLQNNFFDKYVTSGKEGGTGLGTYSAKLFIEAMGGSINMNTSENTGTSVVVKIPMDRCSNKESTNNASGL
- a CDS encoding class I SAM-dependent methyltransferase codes for the protein MSTNRTIRNTFTGDHVLEYDQKSKRANWLDPNIVFGLAYPYVKPGQTILDVGIGTGLSSVLFHKAGLQVLGMDFSSEMLAMCRGKGFAKELIEHDVSVAPYPLGDKTVDHAVSTGVMHIFDDLNVIFSEVCRVMRVGGVFTFVVADPIAQGVKEQSMGGCKAHKGKANFYNHSEPSMVELYDRCGFELINSLRFVSSAIGKREMSYRACVVQKL
- a CDS encoding response regulator produces the protein MTKKPLRFVLITFALAAAVASLSTYVAWVGDAKSEKDSVQTVLNLLCIKVEGMTINGNVMGAVNMLGIYNDTIKRQARGELPPNAPETVNLLRTIVIKFNASNAFIMNKKGVITAYYTSSDKSGLGKNLSFRPYFKQAILGIPNVYAALGSNSGKRGLYFAAPVYSETGKAYPKDIIGLIAVKLGVHRLDSLLNDLDHPAMLLSPQGVVFASNVPDWMFQVRGPITPEKENRIKSYKQFGKKFENTDLDPLPFGVDTERVYFGGEWRRLSKKEIDWKDPLGEWQLVMLNNHGMNSFFKTAAMYGGGSFLISCLIGVALFFKLADDRNRRLAAHKLSKVNTRLLERTKRYRTIFKNSPIGLIHFDEQGTIVNCNDFFLKLMGTTRKETIGFDGASRYKKEVRFALIEACKGNSNEFEGEYTSPISGKKIPVRMMFNAIFPGSPESEVIATVEDITERFRVEAALHAAIDSAEENARAKSNFLANMSHEIRTPMNAILGLSQLTLDRDLGEIERSYVQKTQKAAESLLSIINDILDFSKIEEGKLVVENIEFRLDDVLKQVADITCLKAEEKGLEILFRVPPNVPTRLKGDPVRIGQIITNYLNNAIKFTNEGEIELAIEVLGSTPTGVHLRFCVTDTGVGLNKQEIKKMFQSFSQADDSTTREFGGTGLGLAICKQLSELMNGTVGVESSPGEGSTFWFTVMLETSEEKEQKLDFFADLKNMLCLVVDDNETSLDILENILTSMSFKVKTANSALEGIEKLRLAEAEGNPFGLVLMDWRMPEIDGIEASRMINSDRSLSHVPNILMVTAFGKEQALEEACEAGIDAIIPKPVNNSFLLDSILGIFSNQKNMHDAGICEDAVKNKEVVNIKGAKVLLVEDNEINQLIAVKALESFEVCASIANNGAEALELLEHNTYDLVLMDVQMPVMDGFECTRRIRNRGYGKSDLSVVAMTANAMQGDREKCFESGMNDFLPKPVTKEDLLSMLVKWISPVSPDDDVEQLFETDPDPVLATDNATAQCLNRKIGLARVDGCEKTYMTILESFKSANSQVPDEIKTAINNKDFETANRIVHTIKGVSANIGAEILHINAAELESAIKENNDSCPVVLQDNFCRALWDVFSVISRLDKDATLQNTDVKPLENNENLISLFREAVSSLDTDLGRSMDIFEQLAPMIETQDCVIHMSRLEAHLRRFELEDVRARAFVIMDILGSNN
- a CDS encoding response regulator encodes the protein MPVDYKMGILVVDDLQPIRQALGHILRSFGFKNIAYASNGKQAMGVLEEREISLVLLDWNMPAMTGIEFIKNFRATEGYEDVPVIMVTAENEKTKVYEAAQSGVTGYLLKPFTPNSVREKISAAIGEKL